One genomic window of Glycine max cultivar Williams 82 chromosome 16, Glycine_max_v4.0, whole genome shotgun sequence includes the following:
- the LOC100815478 gene encoding Protein TIFY 10b-like: MSSFPNTVAEGRRSSKAPEKSTFSQTCSLLSQFLKEKRASADSTFRIGGKMEPIASTKGLLGSLQNSDGALKLSASAMEFLPQLVENPCIKKSRSQGPETPQLTIFYAGKMLVFDAFSPEKATEVMEMATKLASDNSGTEESPPSAPVATEKLAVSKVPQTNTFSETPKAGNQGVGSDMRYPRRASLLKFLEKRKERVNARGPYQINNHKPEGSSSGGEPEDSQQFDLNL, translated from the exons atgtcaagctTCCCCAACACGGTGGCGGAAGGCCGCAGGTCCAGCAAGGCACCGGAAAAATCCACTTTTTCTCAGACTTGCAGCCTCTTGAGCCAGTTCTTGAAGGAGAAACGTGCTTCTGCTGATTCCACCTTTCGAATTGGTGGGAAAATGGAACCCATAG CGAGTACCAAGGGTTTGTTAGGAAGCCTGCAAAACTCTGATGGGGCTTTGAAACTAAGCGCTTCTGCCATGGAATTTCTTCCCCAGCTTGTGGAAAACCCCTGCATTAAGAAGTCTAG ATCACAGGGACCTGAAACTCCCCAATTGACAATATTCTATGCTGGAAAAATGTTGGTGTTTGATGCCTTTTCGCCGGAGAAGGCGACGGAGGTCATGGAGATGGCCACCAAGTTGGCCTCGGACAACTCCGGCACCGAAGAAAGTCCCCCTAGTGCTCCGGTTGCCACTGAAAAATTGGCTGTGTCCAAAGTGCCCCAAACAAACACATTCTCAGAAACCCCTAAGGCAGGAAACCAAGGGGTTGGTTCAG ATATGAGGTACCCAAGGAGAGCTTCACTTCTAAAATTtcttgagaaaagaaaagaaag GGTCAATGCTAGGGGGCCATACCAAATTAACAACCACAAGCCAGAAGGAAGCAGTTCGGGGGGTGAACCTGAAGATTCCCAACAGTTTGACCTTAACTTGTAG
- the LOC100814415 gene encoding oligouridylate-binding protein 1B: MQNHRLKQQQQALMQQALLQQQSLYHPGLLAPPQIEPIPSGNLPPGFDPSTCRSVYVGNIHTQVTEPLLQEVFAGTGPVEACKLIRKDKSSYGFIHYFDRRSAALAILSLNGRHLFGQPIKVNWAYASGQREDTSGHYNIFVGDLSPEVTDATLFACFSVYPTCSDARVMWDQKTGRSRGFGFVSFRNQQDAQSAINDLTGKWLGSRQIRCNWATKGAGGTEEKQNSDAKSVVELTYGSSDGKETSNSDAPENNPQYTTVYVGNLAPEATQLDLHHHFHSLGAGVIEEVRVQRDKGFGFVRYSTHAEAALAIQMGNAQSLLCGKQIKCSWGSKPTPAGTASNPLPPPAAASLPGLSATDLLVYERQLAMSKMGGVHALMHPQGQHPLKQAAIGASQAIYDGGFQNVAAAQQMMYYQ; this comes from the exons ATGCAGAATCACAGGCTGAAGCAGCAGCAACAAGCTCTGATGCAGCAAGCTCTTCTCCAACAACAGTCTCTCTACCACCCTGGTCTCCTTGCTCCTCCTCAG ATTGAACCAATTCCAAGTGGAAATCTGCCTCCTGGTTTTGATCCAAGTACTTGCCGCAGTGT GTATGTCGGGAACATCCATACGCAGGTAACTGAGCCGCTTTTGCAAGAAGTTTTTGCGGGTACTGGCCCAGTTGAAGCTTGTAAGCTTATCAGAAAGGATAAG TCATCCTATGGATTCATTCATTACTTTGATCGCAGATCTGCTGCTCTTGCCATATTATCTCTCAATGGAAGGCATCT ATTTGGGCAGCCTATCAAAGTTAATTGGGCATATGCGAGTGGTCAGAGAGAGGATACGTCAG GTCATTACAACATTTTTGTTGGCGATCTAAGTCCTGAGGTTACTGATGCTACGCTGTTTGCATGCTTTTCTGTCTATCCCACTTGTTC AGATGCTAGGGTTATGTGGGATCAGAAGACTGGGCGTTCAAGGGGATTTGGATTTGTTTCATTCCGTAATCAACAG GATGCACAAAGTGCTATAAATGATTTGACTG GTAAGTGGCTTGGAAGTAGACAAATACGCTGTAACTGGGCAACAAAAGGTGCTGGTGGTACTGAAGAGAAGCAAAACTCAGATGCAAAAAGTGTGGTGGAACTAACGTATGGCTCATCTG ATGGTAAAGAGACCTCTAACAGTGATGCTCCTGAGAACAATCCTCAGTATACTACGGTTTATGTGGGTAACCTTGCTCCGGAG GCAACTCAACTTGATCTCCATCACCACTTCCATTCTCTTGGAGCTGGAGTGATTGAGGAGGTTCGTGTCCAGCGTGATAAAGGGTTTGGTTTTGTGAGGTACAGTACTCATGCTGAAGCAGCTCTAGCCATTCAGATGGGAAATGCCCAGTCTCTTCTCtgtggaaaacaaattaag TGCTCTTGGGGGAGCAAGCCCACTCCAGCCGGAACTGCTTCAAATCCCCTTCCCCCACCTGCTGCTGCATCTTTGCCTGGCCTCTCTGCAACTGATCTTTTGGTGTATGAGCGACAGCTAGCAATGAGCAAGATGGGCGGCGTCCATGCTTTGATGCATCCCCAAGGGCAACATCCTCTTAAACAAGCAGCTATTGGAGCTAGCCAGGCAATATATGATGGTGGGTTCCAGAATGTTGCAGCTGCACAGCAAATGATGTACTACCAATAA
- the LOC100818487 gene encoding Protein FLUORESCENT IN BLUE LIGHT, chloroplastic-like, producing the protein MVMLIRCSCFFARPRFSQPQFYGNNTKPLLPGKLAFLSLKPDKGVPHFEDTLDGSSKISCLLHCSKCKEDIHQRFPSLIFVASNVLMFSMPNTALAETCEADNSVFNMPILLAVALIGATVGGLLARQRRNELQRVNEQLIQINAALRKQAKIESYAPSLSYAPIGGGRILDNEIIVDPKKQELISKLKNGKNFLRNQQPDKAFTEFKNALELAQNLKDPIEEKKAARGLGASLQRQGKYRDAIKYHSMVLGISEREGEDSGSTEAFGAIADCYTELGELEKAGQFYDKYIARLEKD; encoded by the exons ATGGTGATGCTCATCCGTTGCTCTTGCTTCTTCGCTCGCCCTCGCTTCTCACAACCTCAATTCTACGGCAACAACACCAAACCCTTACTCCCag GGAAATTagcttttctttctctaaaACCTGACAAGGGTGTTCCACACTTTGAAGATACGCTTGATGGGTCTTCTAAGATTTCATGTTTGCTGCACTGCTCAAAGTGTAAG GAAGACATACACCAAAGGTTCCCATCACTGATATTTGTTGCGAGCAATGTTTTGATGTTCTCTATGCCTAACACAGCTTTGGCTGAAACGTGTGAGGCTGATAACTCTGTTTTCAATATGCCTATACTGCTGGCAGTAGCACTCATTGGAGCCACAGTTGGAG GGTTGCTTGCTCGACAAAGAAGGAATGAATTACAGCGGGTAAACGAGCAATTGATCCAAATCAATGCAGCTTTACGGAAGCAAGCCAAAATTGAGTCCTATGCACCTAGTTTGAGTTATGCTCCCATTGGTGGTGGTAGGATACTTGATAATGAAATTATTGTTGACCCAAAGAAGCAAGAGCTAATTTCTAAGTTGAAAAATGGAAAGAACTTTCTAAGGAATCAACAACCAGATAAAGCATTCACGGAGTTTAAGAATGCACTTGAGCTTGCCCAGAATCTGAAGGATCCtattgaagagaaaaaagcTGCTAGAGGCCTAG GAGCCTCACTGCAAAGACAGGGAAAGTACCGAGACGCTATTAAATACCATTCTATGGTTTTGGGCATCTCGGAACGGGAAGGAGAGGACTCAGGCAGTACAGAAGCATTTGGTGCAATTGCTGATTGTTACACTGAGCTTGGAGAGCTTGAGAAAGCAGGCCAATTCTATGACAAGTATATTGCAAGACTGGAAAAGGACTAA